The following coding sequences lie in one Rutidosis leptorrhynchoides isolate AG116_Rl617_1_P2 chromosome 4, CSIRO_AGI_Rlap_v1, whole genome shotgun sequence genomic window:
- the LOC139840118 gene encoding scarecrow-like protein 9, whose protein sequence is MDRKIVRFGNSANGNGVPFGNQSITVLPDDKIPNNNPRFDNNYSIYNPVNQFRGIQFDSVSITQSPSPVDSASVQDDVLHEDCDLSDAILGFISQVLMEEDIEDKNCMFYESLDLKAAEKSFYDVIGKKYPPSPSPSSSPSYDERLFSVDQFLNSPNDSCSFSDHSNNNSYVNGNGDLNASYTSLSSFSSGDNVIDGSEISDENQMMMNFKKGVEEANKFLPVELGADSRVRKSRYMDEDADEDEERSIKQAAIFEDSTLRTNEIDLILLCSMGQGDAALRLMRTTLKAETSKDKLKDKEPKGSIKGKGKGRGRKPKNKKEVIDLRTLLVTCAQAVVADDRRNASELLKQIRRHASPFGDGSQRLAHCFANGLEARLAGTGSQIHRGLVCKKTSAVDYIKAYHLYIASSPFRKISNFASNRTIMDMAENATRIHIIDFGIFYGFQWPTFLQRISQRRGGPPQLRLTGIEFPQPGFRPAERIEETGARLKEYAKQFNVPFEYQAIAKGWENVNAEDLKIDKDEFLVVNCMYRSKNLLDETVGVDSARNMVLDFIKKINPNVFIHGILNGSYNAPFFLTRFKEALFHFSALFDMLEANVPRESSERMLLEGELFGREALNVIACEGWERIERPETYKQWHVRNLRAGFVSIPFARGIIKLAEEKVGLYHKDFMIDVENNWLVQGWKGRIIYAISCWKAA, encoded by the coding sequence ATGGATCGAAAAATTGTTAGATTCGGTAACTCTGCAAACGGAAATGGAGTTCCATTCGGTAATCAAAGTATTACTGTATTACCAGATGATAAAATCCCAAATAATAACCCTAGATTTGATAATAATTATTCAATTTACAATCCGGTGAATCAATTTAGAGGTATACAGTTTGATTCTGTATCTATTACTCAATCTCCATCGCCAGTTGATAGTGCAAGCGTGCAAGATGATGTACTGCATGAAGATTGTGATCTATCAGATGCAATATTAGGGTTTATTAGTCAGGTGCTTATGGAAGAAGATATAGAAGATAAAAATTGTATGTTTTATGAGTCGTTAGATCTTAAAGCTGCTGAAAAATCATTTTATGACGTCATCGGAAAAAAATATCCTCCGTCACCATCACCGTCATCTTCACCGTCTTATGATGAAAGGTTGTTTTCTGTTGATCAGTTTTTAAATAGCCCCAATGATAGCTGTTCATTTTcagatcatagtaataataatagttatgttaatgGTAATGGTGATTTAAATGCATCATATACGTCATTAAGTTCGTTTAGTAGTGGAGATAATGTAATTGATGGATCTGAGATTAGTGATGAGAATCAAATGATGATGAACTTTAAGAAAGGCGTTGAAGAAGCTAATAAGTTTCTTCCTGTTGAATTGGGAGCGGATTCGAGGGTGAGAAAGAGTCGGTATATGGATGAAGATGcagatgaagatgaagagaggaGTATTAAGCAGGCGGCGATATTTGAAGATTCTACTTTGAGGACAAATGAGATTGATCTGATTCTTTTGTGTAGTATGGGACAAGGTGATGCAGCTTTACGATTGATGCGCACAACTTTAAAGGCCGAAACGAGTAAAGATAAGCTTAAGGATAAGGAACCGAAAGGCTCGATAAAAGGAAAAGGGAAAGGTCGTGGTAGGAAGCCGAAAAACAAAAAAGAAGTGATCGATTTGAGAACGCTTTTGGTCACTTGTGCGCAGGCTGTTGTTGCTGATGACAGACGTAATGCAAGTGAACTTTTGAAACAGATTAGGCGACACGCTTCACCTTTTGGTGATGGGAGTCAAAGGTTAGCTCATTGTTTCGCTAATGGTTTAGAGGCTCGCTTAGCTGGCACTGGTAGTCAGATTCATCGAGGATTAGTTTGCAAGAAAACGTCAGCCGTTGATTACATTAAAGCGTATCATCTATATATTGCTTCTTCCCCGTTTAGGAAGATTTCGAATTTTGCCTCGAACAGAACAATAATGGATATGGCAGAGAACGCAACACGGATACACATTATTGATTTTGGTATCTTCTATGGCTTTCAATGGCCTACTTTTCTTCAACGAATATCTCAACGAAGGGGTGGGCCACCACAACTTCGGTTAACGGGAATTGAATTTCCGCAACCGGGGTTCAGGCCAGCAGAAAGAATTGAAGAAACTGGTGCTCGGTTAAAGGAGTATGCTAAGCAATTCAACGTGCCATTTGAGTATCAAGCGATTGCAAAAGGATGGGAGAATGTGAATGCTGAGGATCTTAAGATTGATAAAGACGAGTTTTTAGTGGTTAACTGTATGTATCGATCGAAAAACTTGCTTGATGAAACGGTTGGGGTAGATAGTGCGAGAAACATGGTTCTTGATTTTATAAAGAAGATTAACCCGAACGTTTTTATCCATGGAATTCTAAACGGGTCTTATAACGCCCCGTTTTTTCTGACCCGGTTCAAGGAGGCTCTGTTTCATTTCTCGGCGTTATTTGATATGCTTGAAGCGAATGTACCTCGTGAAAGTAGTGAACGAATGTTGCTTGAAGGGGAACTTTTCGGACGAGAAGCTTTGAATGTTATAGCGTGTGAGGGGTGGGAGAGGATCGAAAGACCCGAGACGTACAAGCAGTGGCATGTTCGTAATTTAAGAGCAGGGTTTGTTTCGATTCCGTTTGCTCGAGGGATTATCAAACTGGCTGAAGAAAAAGTAGGGTTATATCATAAAGATTTCATGATAGATGTAGAGAATAATTGGCTTGTACAGGGATGGAAAGGACGAATAATTTACGCCATTTCTTGCTGGAAAGCTGCATGA
- the LOC139840119 gene encoding transcription factor EMB1444-like: MGTTTLRGFLQSLCDSSCWNYAVFWKLQQHNQMVLTWEDGYVGTSKADDSVENLLVEPSFGGIEETSSCNIYNRALGGDAVELAVAFMSTFQYALGDGVIGDVAYTGYCRWLFADLKSLGEFETSVSEHADEWLIQFAAGVKTILLVPVIPHGVLQLGSMESFPEDVQMANYIKDEFFAHQDFMTYSDAFAMSHQITSQSSLSSMNNLDEFPSFTVNGNTTDVSTTINNDNVNCLNHEALTKSFITPTFDNWYSSHLTAAQMGAIELPEPLHQVTNSISYDVIESEDCTLLNFPKECELHKALGPAFMGNTDDSLKHLSVDESSSSETNAVAKVDLGENNNTNNTQTSSASSLSSSFGQFNALAKQKDVNEKSGVEGDNSFLSNSIASAVFSRVNNHNDSSSPSGISYEGVVDELTIEGEQKSWYDVLHQSKDSKPIAASKRRGKPVAKHKPRPRDRQLIQDRLKDLRELVPDGAKFSIDGLLDRTVKHMQFLESVSDRAIKLRQCVQTEKVGNSPKNSRITEEKSSQQGASWAFELGSDLKVCPIRVEDLQIPGHMIIEMICDESMRFLEIAEVIHGLNLTISNGLMEERSGNTWARYIVEAPKGFHRLDIFWPLMKLLQQQHSPICSKI; encoded by the exons GGTTTTGACGTGGGAAGATGGATACGTTGGCACCTCGAAAGCTGACGATTCTGTCGAAAACCTATTGGTTGAGCCTAGCTTCGGAGGCATAGAAGAAACATCCTCATGCAATATATATAACAGAGCCTTGGGTGGTGATGCGGTTGAATTAGCAGTTGCTTTTATGTCAACCTTTCAGTATGCGTTGGGTGATGG GGTTATTGGTGATGTGGCATATACGGGGTATTGTCGCTGGCTTTTTGCAGATTTGAAATCATTGGGGGAATTTGAGACATCAGTTTCTGAG CatgcagatgaatggttaattcaGTTTGCAGCAGGTGTCAAG ACTATTTTGCTGGTGCCCGTTATTCCACACGGAGTTTTACAGCTCGGTTCAATGGAAAGC TTTCCTGAGGATGTACAGATGGCCAACTACATAAAAGATGAATTCTTCGCCCATCAAGATTTCATGACTTATTCCGATGCTTTTGCAATGAGTCACCAAATTACATCTCAATCATCATTATCATCGATGAATAATTTGGACGAGTTCCCATCATTTACGGTGAATGGGAACACAACTGACGTTTCAACAACCATTAATAACGATAACGTCAACTGTTTAAACCATGAAGCGTTAACCAAGAGTTTCATAACGCCGACATTTGATAACTGGTATTCATCTCATTTAACAGCAGCCCAGATGGGTGCCATTGAATTACCTGAACCGCTACATCAAGTAACTAATAGTATTAGTTATGATGTCATAGAAAGTGAGGATTGCACATTACTAAACTTCCCTAAAGAATGTGAGCTGCACAAAGCTCTCGGGCCCGCTTTCATGGGCAACACAGATGATTCTTTAAAGCATCTATCTGTTGATGAGTCATCATCTAGTGAAACCAATGCAGTAGCAAAAGTAGATTTGGGTGAGAATAATAACACCAACAATACCCAAACGAGTAGTGCAAGCTCACTTAGTAGTTCATTTGGTCAATTTAATGCTTTGGCAAAACAAAAAGATGTAAATGAAAAAAGTGGCGTTGAGGGAGATAATTCATTTCTTAGTAACAGTATTGCATCTGCAGTTTTTAGCAGAGTGAATAATCATAACGATAGTTCTTCTCCTTCGGGTATTTCGTATGAGGGTGTAGTTGATGAATTGACAATAGAAGGCGAGCAAAAAAGTTGGTACGATGTTTTGCATCAAAGTAAGGATTCGAAGCCAATTGCTGCTAGCAAAAGAAGGGGCAAACCTGTTGCTAAACATAAGCCTAGACCTCGAGACAGGCAATTGATCCAAGACCGGCTCAAGGACTTGCGAGAACTTGTTCCAGACGGTGCAAAA TTTAGCATTGATGGTCTGCTGGATCGGACTGTAAAACATATGCAGTTTCTTGAAAGTGTCAGTGATCGGGCTATCAAATTGAGGCAGTGTGTCCAAACCGAG AAAGTAGGAAATAGTCCAAAGAACAGTAGAATAACTGAAGAGAAAAGTAGTCAACAAGGCGCAAGCTGGGCATTTGAACTAGGAAGCGATTTAAAAGTATGTCCGATACGCGTCGAAGATCTTCAAATCCCTGGCCACATGATCATAGAG ATGATATGTGATGAGAGCATGCGATTCCTTGAGATAGCTGAGGTGATACATGGCCTGAACTTGACGATTTCTAATGGACTGATGGAGGAGCGTTCCGGAAACACATGGGCTCGTTACATTGTAGAG GCTCCAAAGGGATTTCACAGATTGGATATATTTTGGCCGTTAATGAAGCTTCTGCAGCAACAGCATAGTCCAATATGTAGCAAAATCTGA